In Desulfosediminicola ganghwensis, a single window of DNA contains:
- the dsrM gene encoding sulfate reduction electron transfer complex DsrMKJOP subunit DsrM, translating to MKYALSFLAVVVLAAVAWLGSQVPGMSYIFGVAFPYLAILVFLGGFVYRIVQWAKTPVPFSIQTTCGQGKSLDFIKHNKLEAPHTNAQVIARMALEIFTFRSLFRNTHAQVHDGPKITYESSKWLWLFALIFHYSFLLIIIRHMRFFLDPFPGLLALIEALDGFFSIGNPTWYLTSAGIVVGVLFLFARRIASTKVRYISLINDYFPLFLILGIATTGILMRHFLRTDVDITAIKTLGVGLVTLQPTIQVSLSPLFYTHLFLVCVLLAYFPFSKLMHMGGVFMSPTRNMKNDTRENRHVNPWNPRILPHSYAGYEDEFREYMVEAGLPVEKELPPQKDEE from the coding sequence ATGAAGTACGCCTTATCATTTCTGGCAGTCGTTGTTTTAGCAGCGGTTGCCTGGCTAGGGTCGCAGGTACCTGGAATGTCGTACATCTTTGGTGTCGCCTTCCCGTATCTGGCCATTTTGGTCTTCCTTGGCGGGTTTGTCTATCGGATCGTGCAGTGGGCCAAGACCCCTGTGCCATTTTCGATTCAGACCACCTGCGGACAGGGAAAATCGCTTGATTTTATCAAGCACAACAAGCTTGAGGCTCCGCATACCAACGCCCAGGTTATTGCCCGGATGGCACTGGAGATTTTCACATTCAGGTCACTCTTCAGAAATACCCATGCGCAGGTGCATGATGGACCGAAAATCACCTATGAGTCTTCGAAATGGCTTTGGCTGTTCGCCCTGATTTTCCATTACTCTTTCCTGCTGATCATAATCAGGCACATGAGGTTTTTCCTCGACCCTTTCCCTGGCCTGCTTGCTCTGATTGAGGCGCTTGATGGATTCTTCTCTATCGGCAACCCGACCTGGTACCTTACCAGTGCTGGTATCGTTGTCGGTGTACTCTTCCTTTTTGCGAGAAGAATTGCCAGTACCAAGGTTCGTTACATTTCGCTGATCAACGATTATTTTCCGCTGTTCCTTATTCTCGGTATTGCTACCACCGGTATTCTGATGCGTCACTTTCTGCGTACCGATGTTGATATTACCGCGATCAAGACACTTGGTGTAGGTCTGGTAACTCTTCAGCCTACCATTCAGGTTAGCCTGAGCCCGCTCTTTTATACTCACCTGTTCCTTGTGTGTGTTCTGCTGGCTTACTTTCCGTTCAGCAAGCTGATGCACATGGGTGGTGTTTTCATGAGCCCGACCAGGAACATGAAGAATGACACCCGTGAGAATCGCCACGTCAACCCATGGAACCCACGTATCCTTCCGCATTCTTATGCAGGGTATGAGGACGAGTTCCGTGAGTACATGGTTGAAGCCGGTCTTCCTGTTGAGAAAGAGTTGCCTCCTCAGAAGGATGAGGAATAA
- the dsrK gene encoding sulfate reduction electron transfer complex DsrMKJOP subunit DsrK, with amino-acid sequence MSVPKLEQLSKSVVKGPSLATGAVPTKDWMEIPVEFKPGNYAYPAKKEKVEYLNSQKGLHFPNAREWSPEDDDWKLPEDWKDIILQGLKERLDKFRSLKIFMDCCVRCGACADKCHFFLGTGDPKNMPVLRAELLRSVYRNDFTLGGKILGKMVGGREMTVGVLKEWFMYSYQCTECRRCSVFCPYGIDTAEITMMLRELLHLVGVGINWILEPASNSNRTGNHMGLQPHTFKDNVDFLVDDVENLTGVRPNVTFNRKGAEVLFITPSADVFAEPGLYTAMGYMILFEAIGLDYTWSTYASEGGNFGLFTNNETMKKLNAKMYAEAERLGVKYIIGGECGHMWRVLHQYMDTMNGPADFLETPVSAITGTKFQNAASTKMVHITEFTADLIKHGKLKFDKSRNSHVKATFHDSCNTSRAMGLLDEPRYVLDHVVDWVEMPEGTIREQTFCCGSGTGLNTDEIMELRMRSGFPRANAVQYVRDKFDVNMLSCVCAIDRATLTSLNNYWTPEVGVCGVSELVGNAIVQENEGENRANLDEGLRTLV; translated from the coding sequence ATGTCAGTTCCAAAATTAGAACAATTATCAAAAAGCGTGGTGAAGGGGCCATCCTTGGCAACTGGAGCGGTGCCGACCAAGGACTGGATGGAAATCCCGGTCGAGTTTAAGCCTGGAAATTACGCCTACCCCGCCAAAAAGGAAAAAGTTGAGTACCTCAACAGCCAGAAAGGTCTCCATTTCCCGAATGCCCGTGAGTGGTCTCCTGAGGATGACGACTGGAAGCTGCCGGAAGACTGGAAGGATATTATCCTCCAGGGCCTGAAAGAGCGACTGGACAAGTTCCGTTCCCTGAAGATCTTCATGGATTGTTGTGTACGTTGTGGTGCATGTGCCGACAAATGTCACTTCTTCCTCGGAACCGGTGACCCTAAAAACATGCCGGTACTTCGTGCAGAGCTGCTCCGCTCCGTCTACCGTAACGATTTCACCCTCGGTGGTAAGATCCTCGGTAAGATGGTTGGTGGTCGAGAGATGACCGTAGGCGTCCTGAAAGAGTGGTTCATGTACTCGTATCAGTGTACTGAGTGTCGTCGCTGTTCCGTATTCTGCCCGTACGGCATTGATACCGCAGAGATCACCATGATGCTCCGCGAGCTTCTGCACCTGGTAGGTGTCGGTATCAACTGGATTCTGGAGCCAGCCTCCAACTCCAACCGTACCGGTAACCATATGGGTCTGCAGCCGCATACCTTCAAGGACAACGTTGACTTCCTCGTAGATGACGTTGAGAACCTGACCGGCGTACGTCCGAACGTTACCTTCAACCGTAAAGGTGCAGAGGTTCTGTTCATTACTCCTTCCGCCGACGTATTTGCCGAGCCTGGTCTCTATACCGCCATGGGTTACATGATCCTCTTTGAAGCGATTGGCCTGGATTACACCTGGTCAACCTACGCTTCCGAGGGTGGTAACTTTGGTCTCTTTACCAATAACGAGACCATGAAGAAGCTCAACGCCAAGATGTATGCAGAGGCAGAGCGCCTCGGCGTCAAGTACATTATCGGTGGTGAGTGTGGTCATATGTGGCGTGTACTCCATCAGTATATGGACACCATGAACGGTCCGGCCGACTTCCTGGAAACCCCTGTATCTGCTATTACAGGTACCAAATTCCAGAACGCAGCCTCAACCAAGATGGTACATATCACTGAGTTTACCGCCGACCTTATCAAGCATGGTAAGCTGAAGTTCGATAAGAGCCGCAACAGCCATGTCAAGGCGACTTTCCATGACTCCTGTAACACTTCTCGTGCAATGGGTCTTTTGGATGAGCCTCGCTACGTTCTTGATCATGTTGTCGACTGGGTAGAAATGCCGGAAGGAACCATTCGCGAGCAGACTTTCTGCTGTGGCTCCGGTACAGGTTTGAACACCGACGAGATCATGGAACTGAGGATGCGCTCAGGTTTTCCACGTGCTAACGCGGTTCAGTATGTACGCGACAAGTTCGACGTCAACATGCTCTCCTGTGTATGCGCAATCGACCGTGCAACCCTGACTTCCCTGAATAACTACTGGACCCCTGAAGTAGGTGTCTGTGGTGTTTCCGAGCTTGTCGGTAACGCGATTGTTCAGGAGAACGAAGGCGAGAACCGCGCTAACCTCGATGAAGGTCTTCGCACGCTTGTGTGA
- the dsrJ gene encoding sulfate reduction electron transfer complex DsrMKJOP subunit DsrJ → MFNKRIVIPGLLIFVLFVTFPFWYNGLSAGPMPKPELPPGGEKECVAPASEMRAKHMKLLNEWRDAALREGKRDMINVNGVDYRRSLQLACMECHSNKEKFCDECHVYVDVTPKCWNCHITPADIEAKNKETH, encoded by the coding sequence ATGTTTAACAAACGTATAGTAATACCAGGACTGCTGATTTTCGTCCTTTTTGTCACGTTTCCCTTCTGGTACAACGGATTGTCCGCAGGTCCGATGCCAAAGCCTGAATTACCACCAGGAGGTGAAAAAGAGTGTGTTGCCCCAGCCAGTGAGATGCGTGCCAAGCATATGAAACTTCTCAATGAATGGCGCGATGCTGCGCTTCGCGAAGGCAAGCGTGATATGATCAACGTCAACGGCGTTGACTACCGTAGAAGCCTGCAGTTGGCATGTATGGAGTGTCACTCCAACAAAGAAAAATTTTGTGATGAATGCCACGTGTATGTTGACGTAACTCCAAAATGCTGGAACTGCCATATTACGCCCGCTGATATAGAAGCGAAGAATAAGGAGACGCACTGA
- the dsrO gene encoding sulfate reduction electron transfer complex DsrMKJOP subunit DsrO, translating into MDNNRRKFLKMAGATALAGIGAPAVVKLTSTSAHASSAAHGAPAVAAHAEGGSDGIRLGLLIDMRKLYGKPELIEKAVNACNSHHNIPKIESKKSEIKWIWPMPFPNAFPEHSHYHYPKQAQENKFPVLCNHCDNPPCVRVCPTQATFVEKETGIVAMDYHRCIGCRFCMVGCPYGARSFNWFDPREHIEKYNPEFPTRMRGVVEKCTFCDERLARGLEPACVEAVKESGAFVFGDLNDPNSEIRQILDKEPTIQRKPALGTKPSVFYIV; encoded by the coding sequence ATGGATAATAACAGAAGAAAATTTCTGAAAATGGCTGGTGCCACTGCACTTGCTGGCATTGGCGCCCCGGCGGTCGTTAAGTTGACCTCGACCTCTGCGCATGCTTCTTCAGCAGCGCATGGAGCACCAGCAGTGGCAGCACATGCAGAAGGTGGAAGCGATGGTATCCGACTTGGCCTTCTCATCGATATGCGTAAACTCTACGGCAAGCCGGAGTTGATCGAAAAAGCCGTTAATGCATGTAACTCGCATCATAATATTCCAAAGATTGAGAGCAAAAAAAGCGAAATCAAATGGATCTGGCCTATGCCTTTTCCAAATGCTTTCCCTGAGCACTCGCACTATCACTACCCAAAGCAGGCCCAGGAAAATAAATTTCCTGTGCTCTGTAACCACTGTGATAATCCACCATGTGTCCGTGTTTGCCCGACCCAGGCTACTTTTGTAGAGAAGGAAACCGGCATTGTAGCTATGGATTATCATCGTTGTATCGGCTGTCGTTTTTGTATGGTCGGTTGTCCATACGGTGCACGTAGCTTTAACTGGTTTGACCCGCGTGAACACATTGAGAAGTACAATCCAGAATTCCCAACCCGTATGCGCGGTGTTGTAGAGAAATGTACTTTCTGTGATGAGCGTCTTGCACGTGGTCTTGAGCCTGCGTGTGTTGAAGCTGTCAAGGAAAGCGGCGCTTTTGTATTCGGTGACTTGAATGACCCGAATTCAGAGATCCGCCAGATCCTAGACAAGGAGCCTACGATCCAGAGAAAGCCTGCTCTGGGAACCAAACCGTCAGTCTTTTACATAGTGTGA
- the dsrP gene encoding sulfate reduction electron transfer complex DsrMKJOP subunit DsrP, whose product MIEKALKGNSAYWMWLAFLSAFIAVGAFCYYRQFTIGMGLTGMGRDLSWGLYISQFTFLVGVAAGGLMLVLPYYIHNYKVFGRITILGEFLAIGALIICLMFILADVGQVDRGLNMIFYPTPNSMLFWDMLVLWGYLILNVICGWVILTAERKQVAPPKWVYIFVYISIPFAVSIHTVTAMLYMGLPGKHLWLTAITAPRFLASAFAAGPAIIVIACLVMKRVANFDAGKEAISKLTTIIMYAAIINAFFMLLEFFVGWYSNIPGHKHSLEYLFFGLEHHGHVYNNLVPFMWTATFLCFGSLAVFGYMKITKVYNEALIGLACAGTFVALYLDKGLGFLFGGLVVSPLEEINEYYPTANEIGITLGIWAAGILIVTILYKIAVGVEHEVEGH is encoded by the coding sequence ATGATAGAAAAAGCGTTGAAAGGCAATAGTGCCTACTGGATGTGGCTCGCTTTCCTGAGCGCATTCATTGCAGTTGGAGCTTTCTGCTACTACCGGCAGTTCACAATTGGTATGGGACTGACCGGTATGGGACGTGACCTCTCCTGGGGTCTCTATATTTCTCAGTTTACCTTTCTGGTTGGTGTGGCTGCTGGTGGATTGATGCTGGTTCTCCCATACTATATCCACAACTACAAAGTTTTCGGACGTATCACTATTCTTGGTGAGTTTCTCGCCATTGGTGCGCTGATTATCTGTCTGATGTTCATCCTTGCCGATGTTGGTCAGGTAGATCGTGGTTTGAACATGATTTTCTACCCAACCCCTAATTCCATGTTGTTCTGGGATATGTTGGTACTGTGGGGTTATCTTATTCTCAACGTGATCTGTGGTTGGGTTATTCTTACCGCTGAGCGCAAGCAGGTTGCTCCACCGAAATGGGTTTATATCTTCGTATATATTTCCATTCCGTTTGCTGTTTCCATCCACACCGTAACCGCGATGCTGTATATGGGTCTGCCAGGTAAACATCTCTGGTTGACTGCGATTACCGCACCACGATTCCTCGCTTCCGCGTTTGCGGCCGGACCTGCCATCATCGTTATTGCATGTCTTGTCATGAAGCGTGTTGCTAATTTTGATGCTGGTAAAGAGGCGATCAGTAAGCTGACCACCATCATTATGTACGCAGCGATTATTAACGCGTTCTTCATGCTGCTGGAATTCTTTGTGGGCTGGTATTCGAACATTCCGGGTCATAAGCACTCCCTTGAGTACCTCTTCTTCGGTCTTGAGCATCACGGGCATGTGTATAATAACCTTGTTCCTTTCATGTGGACCGCGACATTCCTCTGCTTTGGTTCACTTGCAGTCTTCGGTTACATGAAGATTACCAAGGTGTACAACGAGGCACTGATTGGGCTTGCCTGTGCGGGTACCTTTGTCGCTCTTTACCTTGATAAGGGACTTGGCTTCCTCTTTGGTGGATTGGTTGTTAGCCCACTCGAAGAGATCAACGAGTACTACCCGACTGCTAACGAAATTGGTATTACGCTCGGTATCTGGGCTGCAGGTATCCTGATCGTAACCATCCTCTACAAAATTGCAGTGGGTGTAGAGCACGAGGTAGAAGGACACTAA
- a CDS encoding flavodoxin family protein, producing MNTKRVLIVYYSFSGQTQLLIQKLVNGLEKEGVEVVLERLEPVVHITFPFLTWKKMADVMISSFFRRHVQIFPVDHLVDRKWDSVILAGPTWSYNPSGPMLDFLDRYGRKLLADTTVIPFISCRSYWRVHYWGLKAILKNFGARVKSPIVYLHSSSEPWRTIGLFLQLVGRLPRLESSWFRKRYPRYGHSKEQYEDAIERGRELAIELAERSE from the coding sequence GTGAACACAAAACGGGTACTGATCGTTTACTACTCATTTTCGGGACAAACCCAGTTGCTGATACAAAAACTGGTTAATGGCCTTGAAAAGGAAGGCGTTGAGGTGGTATTGGAGCGACTGGAGCCTGTCGTTCATATCACTTTTCCTTTTCTGACATGGAAGAAAATGGCGGATGTGATGATTTCATCGTTTTTTCGACGACATGTGCAAATATTTCCAGTGGACCATTTGGTAGACCGGAAATGGGATTCAGTGATACTTGCCGGGCCTACCTGGTCATATAATCCAAGTGGTCCCATGCTTGATTTTCTCGACAGGTATGGCAGGAAACTACTTGCCGACACAACTGTAATACCGTTTATCTCATGTCGGTCATACTGGAGGGTTCACTACTGGGGGCTGAAAGCAATTCTGAAAAACTTCGGGGCCAGGGTCAAATCCCCAATAGTGTATCTTCATTCGAGCTCGGAACCATGGCGTACCATCGGGCTTTTCCTGCAGTTGGTCGGTCGCCTGCCCCGTTTAGAATCTTCCTGGTTCAGGAAACGTTATCCTCGATATGGTCACAGTAAAGAACAGTACGAGGATGCCATAGAACGGGGGCGTGAACTGGCAATTGAACTGGCTGAGAGATCCGAATGA
- a CDS encoding prepilin peptidase codes for MVVTDPMILVFSALLGAIVGSFLNVVILRLPEEDASIVFPASHCPVCKHSLAWYENIPVLSYIVQLGKCRHCDVKISLQYPVVEILMAVLSMAVFAKFGLSVAAAGYFIFCAALLAIIYIDIHLQIIPDVISLPGIVLGFLFSLVNPYVSWSDSLIGILAGGGVLYAIALLYFIWRKQDGMGGGDIKLLAMLGAFLGWQSLPFIFFASSLSGSIVGIAAMLIQKKGGKTKIPFGPFLSLAGLVYLFYAPTIHFYFDLYLKGEWP; via the coding sequence ATGGTTGTAACCGACCCGATGATACTGGTGTTTTCGGCACTTTTGGGTGCTATTGTAGGAAGCTTTCTGAACGTTGTTATTCTGCGCCTGCCAGAAGAAGATGCGTCAATCGTATTTCCCGCTTCACATTGTCCTGTATGTAAACATTCACTCGCATGGTATGAGAATATACCTGTTCTGAGCTATATTGTCCAACTCGGAAAGTGCCGTCACTGCGATGTAAAAATTTCGCTGCAATATCCGGTGGTGGAAATTCTGATGGCAGTGCTCTCAATGGCGGTTTTCGCCAAATTCGGCCTTTCCGTTGCCGCGGCCGGTTATTTTATCTTCTGCGCAGCCTTGCTGGCTATTATTTATATAGACATTCACCTGCAGATCATACCTGATGTAATCAGCCTGCCAGGTATTGTGCTCGGCTTTCTATTTTCTCTGGTCAATCCCTATGTCAGCTGGTCTGACTCACTGATAGGCATACTTGCAGGCGGCGGCGTTCTCTATGCTATTGCCCTGCTCTATTTCATCTGGCGAAAACAAGATGGCATGGGTGGTGGCGATATCAAGTTACTGGCCATGCTCGGTGCATTTCTGGGCTGGCAGTCATTGCCCTTTATTTTCTTCGCAAGCTCGCTTTCCGGCTCAATAGTCGGTATTGCCGCAATGCTCATTCAGAAGAAAGGCGGTAAGACCAAAATCCCTTTCGGGCCTTTTCTCTCGCTGGCAGGTCTGGTGTATCTGTTCTACGCACCAACCATACATTTTTATTTCGATCTCTACCTCAAAGGTGAGTGGCCGTAG
- a CDS encoding dihydroorotate dehydrogenase electron transfer subunit, giving the protein MPQYQEKTIVTRVEHLSDENVRLTLKAPQIASACKPGQFVMIRAALGKDPLLRRPFSIHQADSSGHIQVYFKIVGRGTDLLAHLKVGEEVSVLGPLGKAFTIDKDRPVCLVGGGLGIAPMLYLAKEISRSKTGSTNGDLVILGGRTKGEVEPVMADFDEIGIRTLATTDDGSYGTKGFVTELLKSSDLPANTQVYACGPEPMMGAVSLWCEEQKLACQVSVESVMACGMGACLGCSRPVGDGKYVHVCLDGPVFDARELKWNS; this is encoded by the coding sequence ATGCCACAATATCAGGAAAAAACAATAGTTACCCGTGTAGAGCACTTGTCGGATGAAAACGTCCGGCTAACACTCAAAGCACCGCAGATAGCCAGTGCTTGCAAACCGGGTCAATTTGTCATGATTCGTGCCGCTTTAGGCAAAGATCCGCTATTGCGGAGACCGTTTTCAATCCATCAGGCTGATTCCAGCGGTCATATCCAAGTGTATTTCAAGATTGTCGGCCGTGGAACAGATCTTCTTGCTCACCTGAAAGTGGGAGAAGAGGTTTCAGTACTGGGGCCACTCGGCAAGGCTTTCACCATCGATAAAGACCGACCGGTTTGTCTTGTCGGTGGCGGCCTGGGCATTGCACCAATGCTCTATCTCGCCAAAGAGATCAGTCGCAGTAAGACAGGTTCTACCAATGGAGATCTGGTGATACTTGGCGGCCGTACAAAAGGTGAGGTTGAACCTGTAATGGCTGACTTTGATGAAATCGGCATTCGTACTCTTGCAACCACGGATGACGGTTCCTACGGCACTAAAGGTTTTGTGACCGAACTTCTCAAAAGTTCTGACTTGCCTGCAAACACGCAGGTGTATGCCTGCGGGCCTGAGCCTATGATGGGTGCTGTAAGCCTCTGGTGCGAAGAACAGAAACTCGCCTGCCAGGTATCAGTCGAAAGTGTCATGGCTTGCGGTATGGGTGCCTGCCTGGGCTGTTCCAGACCTGTCGGCGATGGTAAATATGTTCATGTCTGTCTGGATGGTCCGGTTTTTGATGCAAGGGAGCTGAAATGGAATTCGTAA
- a CDS encoding dihydroorotate dehydrogenase, translated as MEFVNTRGPESGEPDLRVKIGSLELANPVMTASGTFGYASEFEELMNLQKLGAVIVKGISLEPRPGNPPPRIVETACGMLNAIGLQNVGVDRFITEKMPYLHGLNVPVIVNILGGSIEEYREITKRLEGVPGVAGIEVNISCPNVKEGGVAFGGDPKMAAAVTTAVKEVCSVPVIVKLSPNVTDIKEMAYAVQEGGADSISLINTLIGMAIDLKKKRPELANVIGGLSGPAIKPVALRMVFDASQVVSIPLIGIGGIESAEDALEFMLAGASAVQVGTANFVNPRASEDVVDGIREYVLEEKLDSVREMIGGLRLDWIR; from the coding sequence ATGGAATTCGTAAATACCAGAGGCCCCGAATCCGGTGAGCCGGATCTGCGTGTAAAAATTGGCAGCCTGGAGCTTGCCAACCCGGTTATGACAGCTTCGGGAACATTCGGCTATGCCAGTGAGTTCGAAGAACTGATGAATCTGCAAAAGCTGGGAGCGGTGATAGTCAAGGGGATCTCTCTTGAGCCGCGACCGGGAAATCCGCCGCCACGAATTGTGGAGACTGCCTGCGGTATGCTGAATGCGATTGGTTTGCAGAACGTCGGTGTCGATCGCTTTATTACAGAGAAAATGCCGTATCTCCATGGCCTTAATGTTCCTGTGATCGTCAACATCCTCGGTGGCTCGATTGAAGAATACCGGGAGATCACCAAACGGCTCGAAGGCGTACCAGGGGTGGCGGGTATAGAGGTCAACATCTCCTGCCCAAACGTCAAAGAAGGCGGAGTTGCCTTCGGTGGCGATCCTAAGATGGCCGCAGCAGTAACTACTGCGGTCAAAGAGGTGTGCTCTGTTCCGGTGATCGTCAAGCTCTCTCCCAATGTAACAGATATCAAGGAGATGGCTTACGCTGTGCAGGAGGGCGGTGCCGACTCAATTTCCCTGATCAACACCTTGATCGGTATGGCCATTGATCTGAAAAAGAAGCGGCCTGAGCTGGCAAATGTCATTGGCGGTCTTTCCGGGCCGGCCATCAAGCCTGTTGCCTTGCGAATGGTCTTTGATGCGTCACAGGTTGTTTCCATCCCGCTTATTGGTATTGGCGGGATCGAATCGGCAGAAGATGCCTTGGAATTCATGCTCGCCGGTGCCAGTGCGGTGCAGGTCGGGACAGCGAACTTTGTTAATCCCAGAGCGAGTGAAGATGTGGTTGACGGTATCCGCGAGTATGTTCTGGAAGAAAAACTCGACTCAGTCCGGGAGATGATTGGCGGATTGAGACTTGATTGGATCAGATAG
- the aroD gene encoding type I 3-dehydroquinate dehydratase: MGDKGMGEEMQSGGLICVAIGKGSVAEAIAAAEIASVEADVVEIRVDALADPVIEPFLTRIDRPLLFTCRPDWEGGFFAGPEESRLALLEEAVSRGAAFIDLELKAPQSSFDRLLTGLQASFTKLIVSNHNFESTGSREELLDILTAMKDKGADIGKIITTATNFSDVLRVLQLQEDARKIGLPLIAFCMGRAGVISRLATLELGGFMTYCAPDDGAGTAPGQISVTDMRRALKSLSID, from the coding sequence ATGGGTGATAAAGGGATGGGAGAGGAAATGCAGTCCGGTGGTCTGATTTGTGTAGCGATCGGTAAAGGTTCGGTGGCAGAGGCCATTGCCGCAGCTGAGATTGCCTCAGTTGAGGCCGATGTGGTGGAGATCCGGGTCGATGCTCTAGCTGATCCGGTAATTGAACCATTCCTTACCCGGATAGATCGCCCTCTGCTCTTTACCTGCAGGCCGGATTGGGAAGGCGGCTTTTTTGCCGGGCCTGAAGAGAGCCGTTTGGCACTCCTGGAGGAGGCGGTGAGTAGAGGGGCTGCTTTTATTGATCTTGAGTTGAAGGCTCCGCAAAGCTCTTTTGATCGTTTGCTGACCGGCCTGCAGGCATCGTTTACCAAGCTCATCGTCTCTAATCACAACTTCGAGTCGACCGGTTCCAGAGAGGAGCTGCTGGATATTCTCACCGCTATGAAAGATAAAGGTGCGGATATCGGTAAGATCATCACCACTGCCACGAACTTCAGCGATGTGCTGCGTGTATTGCAGTTGCAGGAGGATGCCCGCAAAATCGGTTTGCCGCTGATTGCTTTTTGCATGGGCCGCGCCGGAGTCATCAGCCGTTTAGCCACACTGGAGCTTGGTGGCTTTATGACCTACTGTGCACCGGACGATGGTGCAGGCACGGCGCCGGGGCAGATCTCAGTGACGGATATGCGTCGCGCCCTGAAGTCCCTCTCGATCGATTGA
- a CDS encoding shikimate dehydrogenase, producing the protein MNISGKTRVFGIIGNPVSHSLSPLMHNAAFAELSEDCVYVPFPVEDLPAAIRGMKGLSICGASVTIPHKENVIQHLDEVDPVAARIGAVNTLRLVQVEGRKVLCGSNTDWIGANRALQEKIDLKGKRIIILGAGGSVRALGFGFKEAGAEIVLCSRTESRGRALADVLGCGWCSLTEVTELQGDILVNATSVGMAPNTDASLVPVQALAGYAVVMDIVYSPLTTRLLREAAEAGCITVNGLEMLLYQGVAQFELWTGKTAPVATMRRILLEATGNSETKNI; encoded by the coding sequence ATGAATATATCCGGCAAAACCAGAGTATTCGGCATAATCGGTAACCCTGTCAGTCACTCCCTGAGTCCGCTGATGCATAACGCGGCCTTTGCGGAACTTAGTGAGGATTGTGTTTATGTACCTTTCCCGGTGGAAGATCTGCCCGCTGCAATTCGAGGTATGAAAGGTCTCTCCATTTGTGGCGCAAGTGTCACCATTCCCCATAAGGAGAATGTGATTCAGCATTTGGATGAAGTTGATCCGGTAGCGGCAAGAATAGGGGCGGTCAATACGCTTCGCCTTGTTCAGGTCGAAGGCCGGAAAGTTCTTTGCGGGTCTAATACGGACTGGATTGGTGCCAACAGGGCATTGCAGGAAAAAATTGATTTAAAAGGTAAGCGCATCATCATCCTCGGGGCCGGTGGTTCCGTTCGGGCTCTGGGCTTCGGTTTCAAGGAAGCGGGCGCAGAGATTGTGCTGTGCAGCAGAACAGAGTCCCGTGGCAGGGCTCTGGCTGATGTTCTCGGTTGTGGTTGGTGCTCTCTTACCGAAGTGACGGAGTTGCAGGGAGATATACTGGTCAATGCGACCTCTGTGGGCATGGCTCCGAATACTGACGCGAGTCTGGTGCCGGTGCAGGCCCTGGCTGGTTATGCGGTGGTGATGGATATCGTTTATTCTCCTTTGACGACCAGATTACTCAGGGAGGCGGCCGAGGCAGGCTGTATCACGGTAAATGGTCTTGAGATGTTGTTGTATCAAGGTGTAGCCCAGTTTGAACTCTGGACCGGCAAGACCGCACCCGTTGCAACCATGCGCCGGATACTTCTTGAAGCAACAGGAAACAGTGAGACCAAAAACATTTAG